The Xenopus laevis strain J_2021 chromosome 5L, Xenopus_laevis_v10.1, whole genome shotgun sequence genome has a segment encoding these proteins:
- the thbd.S gene encoding thrombomodulin: MRRLLQSILGVLLSAHLGIPSLADQNLSNLICIGQSCYLASWTSKRHNKAESYCSDQGGHLMAVRSSVEAEVVEMLLGKSVDTVASVWIGLELKHALCTDVSQPLRGFQWVTGESDTNYSKWKSNDTKCGKLCVVVHRDLSWEEVLCNTKSDGQLCEISYSASCKPISLPQGYDIVYNTPVGMADPGIPFLPPDTKADIPSANLSLVCGDPGDGEMKWTSKEYGAWNCMIENGGCSFICNGDIGESKCECHQNMNLSDDGRGCIPLPSSLQCIPDQSTGTCVCAKGFTPAEDGRTCQDIDDCALIPDLCEQSCTNTEGSFMCTCFDGYEMVDEQCKDINECESSDTLPCEHICENFSGGHKCVCWEGFTVDEKDPKKCKQFCNSTICPAYCGNKCSCPDGYVMETEDESNLQCRDIDECESRFCKDLCENLPGSYNCYCPEGFILEKDTSCSPAGGSGEGITPTSFQPLKPTPSGDEHSVQQPIMAFGICVGILSIIIVLIAIICHLVRKHHKDQAALDCKNPEKGLVLQQVNSTSSKKL, from the coding sequence ATGAGGCGACTTCTGCAGAGCATATTGGGGGTGCTGCTTTCAGCTCATTTGGGGATCCCATCACTCGCCGACCAGAACCTGTCAAACCTAATTTGCATCGGCCAATCCTGTTATCTTGCCAGCTGGACTAGCAAACGGCACAACAAGGCAGAGAGTTACTGCAGTGACCAGGGGGGGCATCTGATGGCCGTGCGAAGCTCCGTTGAAGCTGAAGTCGTTGAGATGCTCCTGGGCAAATCGGTCGATACGGTGGCCAGTGTGTGGATAGGGCTGGAGCTGAAACATGCATTGTGCACAGATGTCTCCCAGCCCCTGAGAGGGTTTCAGTGGGTGACAGGTGAGAGTGACACCAATTATTCCAAATGGAAAAGCAATGACACAAAATGTGGGAAACTGTGTGTGGTCGTTCACAGGGACCTGTCCTGGGAAGAAGTCCTTTGCAATACAAAATCAGATGGACAGTTGTGCGAAATATCTTACTCAGCTTCATGCAAGCCCATCTCTTTACCCCAAGGGTACGACATTGTCTACAATACACCCGTGGGCATGGCAGACCCAGGAATCCCCTTCCTTCCCCCTGACACCAAGGCAGACATACCCAGTGCCAACCTTTCACTAGTTTGTGGAGATCCAGGTGATGGAGAGATGAAATGGACCTCTAAAGAGTATGGAGCTTGGAACTGCATGATTGAAAATGGAGGGTGTTCCTTTATTTGTAATGGGGATATTGGGGAGTCGAAGTGTGAGTGTCACCAAAATATGAACCTTAGTGATGATGGTAGGGGCTGTATCCCCCTTCCAAGTAGCCTGCAGTGCATTCCAGACCAGTCAACTGGCACCTGTGTGTGTGCGAAGGGCTTCACCCCTGCAGAGGATGGAAGGACATGCCAAGATATTGATGACTGTGCCCTCATCCCAGATCTCTGTGAGCAGAGTTGCACCAACACAGAGGGGAGCTTCATGTGCACCTGCTTTGATGGCTATGAGATGGTTGATGAGCAATGTAAAGACATCAACGAATGTGAGTCCTCAGACACCCTGCCCTGTGAGCACATCTGTGAAAATTTCAGTGGGGGGCACAAATGTGTCTGTTGGGAAGGCTTCACCGTCGACGAGAAAGATCCTAAGAAGTGCAAGCAGTTTTGTAACAGCACCATCTGCCCTGCTTACTGCGGCAACAAATGCAGCTGTCCCGACGGGTATGTTATGGAGACAGAAGACGAATCAAATTTGCAGTGCAGAGATATTGATGAATGTGAATCTAGATTTTGCAAAGATTTGTGTGAGAATTTACCCGGCAGCTATAACTGCTATTGCCCAGAGGGCTTCATCCTTGAGAAGGACACTTCTTGTTCTCCTGCTGGAGGTTCAGGTGAAGGCATCACACCCACATCATTCCAACCTTTAAAACCAACTCCATCTGGGGATGAACATTCTGTTCAGCAGCCCATCATGGCTTTTGGCATCTGTGTAGGCATCTTGTCCATTATCATTGTCCTCATTGCCATCATTTGCCACCTGGTGAGGAAGCACCACAAGGACCAAGCGGCACTAGACTGTAAGAACCCAGAGAAAGGTCTGGTGCTCCAGCAGGTGAATTCAACATCCTCAAAGAAATTATAG